The genomic interval GGGACAGTTGCGTTACGCGGTCAGCCAGCACCGTCACCTGCACGCTGAAGTAGATCAGCAGCAGGATGATGAAGCCGAACGCCGCCATCGCCAGCGCGGAGGCTGGGAAGACCGCGCCGATCGCGCGGGTGAACAGTGCCTGCACCGGCTCGATCGTCACGAGCACCGCCGCGCCGATCAGCCCGGCCAGCCAGATCACGCCGTAGCCCACGTACATCCGGTTGCGCGCCAGCAGGTACAGCACGTACACCAGCAGGGCGGCGATGACCAGGTCGAAAACGATCACGCCCTGGACGGTCATGCGGAGCGCCTCCGCCCGTTGAAGGCGCGCGCCTGCACGACGGCGATGACGAGCAGGAGCAGCGTCTGCAGCGGGTACGTGAACGTGCTGATGAGCGAGTACATCGACTGGCCACTGGCCCGCTCGCGCACGACGATTGGCTCCTCGTGAATGCGGTAGCCAAGCAGCAGCATATACACCAGCAACTCGGCGTGGAAATCCACGAAGCGCACCCGCAGCAGTTCGCGCGCGGCGCTGGCGCGCAGCGCCTTGAAGCCGGACGTCGTGTCATAGATGCGCCGGCCGCTGGCCCACTGCGTTGTCATGGAGAAGAACCACATGCCGATGCGCCGGCCGAGCGGGCTGTGCCGGGTTGCCCGGCGGTGCGCGGGGTCCACGAAGCGCGAGCCGATCACCAGGTCGGCCCCCTCGCGCGCCAGCGCGTCGGTCAGCCGGCCGATGTCGCGCGCGTCGTGCTGGTTGTCCGCGTCGAAGAAGACGACCGTGCCGTAGCCGCGTTCCAGCGCGTAGCGCAGGCCCGTCTGCAAGGCGCGCGCATAGCCGAGGTTGCACGGCAGCGATAGCAGCGGAACGCCGTGCGCGCGCACCAGCGCCGGGGTGGCGTCGGCGGAGCCGTCGTTCACCACGACTACGTCGCAAGTGGGTGCTTCCGCGCGCACGGCATCCAGCACCGCTGTGATGCTGTCGGCCTCGTTGTAAGCCGGGATGATGACCAGCGTTCGTGTTTCGAGCGTCATACGTTCAGTCGCCCGCACATTATACTTGCGTCCTCCCACCCGGCGAAGTACCGACGGTTTTGGTCGGCGACAGCGATGCCTGGACATGCCCGTATTGGCCGGACACGTTTGCGGGCGCACACCGCACCGGCGCCATTCCACTCTCGGCTATAATCACACTCATACCCTGATGTCGGAGTGATGAAAGGAAGACCCATGCGTCTCGAAGTCATATCCAGGCAACCGACCGGCCCGGCACACGCCGCGCCCCTCCTGTTCGTTCACGGCCTGTGGACGGGCGTCTGGTGTTGGACTGAGCACTTCATGGACTACTTCGCCGCCAAAGGCTACGCCGTTCACGCGCTCAGCCTGCGCGGACACGGGCAAAGCGAAGGACGCGAGCGCCTGCGCTGGACGCGGCTCGCCGATTACGTCGCCGATGTCGCGCAGGTCGCCGGCCAGCTGCCGGCCGCCCCGATCCTGGTCGGCCATTCGAACGGCGGCGCGGTCGTCCAGAAATATCTGGAGACCCGCAGCGCGCCGGCGGCGGTCCTCATGGCCTCGGTGCCGCCCGCGGGTGCGCTGCCCACGGCGCTGCGCATGGCCGCGCGGCACCCGTGGCCGTTCTTAAAATCCAACCTGACGCTCAGCTTGTACCCAATCGTGGCCACGTCCGAACTGGCGCGCGACGGCTTCTTTTCAGCGGACATGCCGGAAGAACAGGTGCGTGCCTACCAGGCGCGCATGTCCGACGAGTCGTTCGCGGCGTTCCTGGATATTCTGGCGCTGAACCTGCCGGACTCGCGCAAGATCAAGACGCCGATGCTTG from Chloroflexota bacterium carries:
- a CDS encoding alpha/beta fold hydrolase, yielding MRLEVISRQPTGPAHAAPLLFVHGLWTGVWCWTEHFMDYFAAKGYAVHALSLRGHGQSEGRERLRWTRLADYVADVAQVAGQLPAAPILVGHSNGGAVVQKYLETRSAPAAVLMASVPPAGALPTALRMAARHPWPFLKSNLTLSLYPIVATSELARDGFFSADMPEEQVRAYQARMSDESFAAFLDILALNLPDSRKIKTPMLVMGGASDNVFRPSQVESTARAYGTQAVIFPGIAHGMMLEAGWQAVAERISEWLASRDL
- a CDS encoding glycosyltransferase family 2 protein; translation: MTLETRTLVIIPAYNEADSITAVLDAVRAEAPTCDVVVVNDGSADATPALVRAHGVPLLSLPCNLGYARALQTGLRYALERGYGTVVFFDADNQHDARDIGRLTDALAREGADLVIGSRFVDPAHRRATRHSPLGRRIGMWFFSMTTQWASGRRIYDTTSGFKALRASAARELLRVRFVDFHAELLVYMLLLGYRIHEEPIVVRERASGQSMYSLISTFTYPLQTLLLLVIAVVQARAFNGRRRSA
- a CDS encoding DUF2304 domain-containing protein, which produces MTVQGVIVFDLVIAALLVYVLYLLARNRMYVGYGVIWLAGLIGAAVLVTIEPVQALFTRAIGAVFPASALAMAAFGFIILLLIYFSVQVTVLADRVTQLSQHIALQELRREQEAASAPPRDPAPPAP